The segment TTGAAAAGGACATTGTAGAGAATCAAGTGAAACTCTATATTTTCTGTAATCCCCACAACCCAGGTGGTAGAGTTTGGACAAGAGAGGAAGTGTTGGCTATTGGACGTCTTTGTCAGAAACATGGTGTTATCCTTGTCTCAGATGAAATACATCAAGATTTGACCTTGTATGGTCACAAGCATTATTCCTTTAACACGGTGGATGAAAATTTCAAAGATTTTTCAATTGTCTTATCATCTGCAACTAAAACATTTAACATTGCTGGAACGAAAAATAGCTTTGCTATTATTGAAAATCCAAGCATTCGTAAGACTTTTGCCAAGCGTCAATTGGCAAACAATCAGCATGAAGTTCCAACAATTGGTTTGTTAACCACAGAAGCTGCCTTCACTTATGGAGATGAGTGGTTGAAGGAGTTGAAGGTTATTTTGGAGAGAAATATAGACTTTGTTGAGGAGTATTTGGCAACCCATACAAGGATCAAGGTCATGAAGCCCCAGGGAACCTACCTCATCTGGCTTGATTTTTCTGCCTATGAATTAGAGCATGCGGAGCTCTTTGATATTCTTCATTGTAAAGCGAAGTTGATTTTGAATGATGGTTTGACCTTTGGTAAGGAAGGTAAGCATCATGCGCGTCTGAATGTAGCAGCTCCATTTGATGTCATTGAAGAAGCCTGTCAGCGACTTGGTAAGGTTTTTGGATAAAGAAATAAGGACTAGGTGTGAGTAAAATCACCTAATCCTTATTTTTTTGTATTTTTCTAAATTTTGTCGGGCTCATATGGAAATAATTTTTGAAGGCCGCACTGAAGGTGAGAGGGTCTTGGTATCCGACAGAATAGGCGATTTCAGTGATACTCCGAGAAGCATCTTCTAATAGTTGACAAGAACGATTCATTTTTACTTGTAAAATATAATCTTTGATAGAATAGCCAGTTTCCTGCTTAAAAATTTTATAGAGATAGCTTCGGCTTAAAGCTAGAAAATCTGCTATTTCAGAAACTTTAATTGGATGGGCATAGTGGTTATGGATCATCTTGATGGCTTGCTGAACATAGTGCTTGGTTTGTGTTTCAGGCTTAATTAATGTTTCACTGGGAAATTCCTCGATGAGTGCTGCTAAGAGTTGGTTGAGGTAGCCAATTAAGACCAATTCTGTGATAGAGGGGATGGGATGCATCTGAACATGGTTAATCTGATGCATGTAGCCTAGAATTGGTGACTCTAGATTGGAGTGGAGGTAGTAGTTTTCTAGCAGTTGACTTTGATTAAGTAGGTCTTTTGCTCGTGAACCACTAAAACCAACCCATATATAGGTCCACGGGTCTATATCATCAGCTTGATAGAAAATGGAAACATCCTTTGGAAGAATAAACAAATCGCCTGCAGCAAGGTAGCTTGTTTTTCCGTCAACAAGAATTTTCCCTTTTCCTTTTGTAATAAAATGCAGGACAAAATTATCACGGATAGTAGGACCGAAGGAATAGCCCTTGTCACATTGTTCGGCACCGTAATGGTCTACATTTAGGTCAAAGTTGTGACTATCAAGCTCGTTATAGATATTCAGAATATTCATTTCAATCCTCCTTAGGAAACATTATAACATGTTTTAAATACAAAAGACCATTAAATAAAGCGTTTTCATTTTGTAAAATAATAGCATAAAGAAGAGATGGGAGAGATGAATGTGATTGAGATTTATAATGAAAAACAGATTTTTCACCTGAAAACAAGAGAATTCTCTTATATCATCCAAGTGTTGGAAACAGGCGATCTGGTTCATCGTTATTTTGGGAAAAAAATCGAAAAATTTAGCGATGGAAACAAAATAACATATTTAGATCGATCGTTTTCTCCGAGTCCAATTACTGGGGATAGGACATACTCATTGGATGTCCTCCCACTCGAATATTCCAGCAATGGTCTGGGAGATTTTAGAACCTCAGCATTAGATGTTCGGAACGAATTTGGAGTCACTCTTGACCTAAAATACAAAGAGTATCGATTATACAAGGGGAAAAAAGAACTGAGGGGATTACCAGCAAGTTTTGGAAATCAAGAAGAGGTAGAGAGTCTTGAAATTGATCTTTACGATCAGTTGACAGATGTTACCGTAACACTTCAGTATTCTGTTTTTGAAGAAGCTTCCTATCTCGCACGGTCAGCTACAATTCAAACTGGCAAATATCCATGCAAACTAGAGAAGGTCTTGTCTGCAACGCTTGATTTTCCACATCAAGATTTCATTGTTCACAGCTTGGCAGGACGTTATGCTTATGAAAAAGAGTGGACACAGACCCCATTGACAAAAGGTCAGTATTCGATTGGTAGCATTCGAGGTGCTTCAAGTCACTCAAGAACACCCTTCTTAGCACTAGCCTCACCCGATGCAAGTGAGGACAAGGGCGATGTTTATGCAGCCCACCTTGTCTATAGCGGCAACTTTACAGCATTTGTCGAAACGACAGCCATGGAAACCAGTCGATTGGGACTAGGATTGGAAAGTCACTATTTCTCATGGCAATTGGATAAGGATGACCGGTTTCAAACTCCAGAAGTTCTCTTATCATACACTGATAAAGGATTTACTGGTATGACACAAAATAGTCATCACTTTATCACAAAACACCTCATTCGATCATCGTTTGTAAACAAACCAAGGCCCATTTTAATCAACAACTGGGAAGCAACCTATTTTGAATTTACAGAAGAAAAGATTTTACAGTTAGCTCAGGTTGCAAGTCGAGCTGGTATTGAATTGTTTGTTCTGGATGATGGTTGGTTTGGTAAACGAAACAATGATGAAAGTTCATTGGGCGATTGGAAAGTCAATTTGGATAAGTTGCCAAATGGTTTGAATGGTTTAGCAGACCGAATAAATGAGCTTGGCATGAAATTTGGACTGTGGTTTGAACCAGAGATGATTTCTATTGATAGCGATCTTTATCGTGAGCATCCTGATTGGGCAATTCGCACAGAAGGACGCTTACCAATCTACAGCCGAGAACAATTAGTTTTGGATTTGACCAAGCAGGAAGTCTGTGACTACATCATTGATAGCGTCTCTTCCATATTAGAATCAGCCAATATTTCTTATGTAAAATGGGATATGAACCGTAATATCACCAATATCCCTGAAGGTTTAGCAAATGACCAGCGCTTTGAGTTCCACCATCGTTACATGCTAGGTCTCTACCGTGTATTAGACCACCTCACAAAGCGGTTCCCGGATATTCTTTTCGAATCCTGTGCAGGCGGTGGAGGTCGTAATGATTTGGGAATCATGTATTACATGCCACAAGCTTGGGCAAGTGATGATACAGATGCGATTGAGCGCTTATCTATTCAAGAAGGTACTAGTTTGATTTATCCCCCTTCCTCAATTGGTGCACATGTTTCTGCCGTTCCGAACCATCAGGTTGGTCGGATCACACCTCTTGCTACACGAGGCAATGTGGCAATGATGGGAGGAGCATTTGGTTACGAGCTGGATTTAACGAAACTTTCGGAAAAGGAATTGGATGAAATCAGTCAGCAAATCGAAACCTATCACTCCATTCGTGAAACTATCCAATTCGGTCAGCTCTACCGTCTGAAAAAGACGAGCAATACCTGGGCTGCCAATTATGTTGGTCAAGATAAGAATCAAGTGGTCTTTACATTTGTAAAAATTCTTGCCAAGCCAGAAGCGCCTTTGCTTTATGTTCGGTTGAAGGGGCTAGACCCAGCTGCCCTATATGAATGCCCTCAATTAGGGGAAACTTTCTACGGGGATGAATTGATGAACATTGGACTCACCATGCCCCATGTTCAAAATGATTATTTTAGTGTACAATATATTTTTAACAAAATCTAGGAGGATTTTATATATGAAAATGAAAACATTTTTAAAATGTGCGTCAGTTTGTGCCTTTGCCAGCTTCTTGGTTGCTTGTGGGAATGCAAGTAGTAGCGATAAGGTAGAAATAGAATATTTCTCACAAAAACCTGAAATGCAGGCTACTCTTCAGGAAATTATTGATGATTTCGAAAAAGAAAATCCTACGATTGATGTTAAATTTTCAAATGTACCAGATGCAGGAACTGTTCTGAAAACCCGTATGGCAAATAACGAAGCGCCAGATGTCATCAACATTTATCCACAAAATGCGGACTTCAAAGCATACGCAGCGGATGGTCGTTTCCTAGAAATTGGAGATGATGCAGGTCTCAGTCATCTAAAAGATGGTGCTGTAACGCCATATCTTGTTAATGAAAAAAATTACACCCTTCCTTTGACAGCAAATGCCTATGGTATTTACTATAATAAGGATAAGTTCAAAGAATTGGGGCTCGAAGTTCCAACTACCTATGCAGAATTTGTGGCTTTGGTAGACAAAATCAAGGCTGATGGCAGTGCAGCACCGTTTGCTCTTTCATTGAACGATGCTTGGTCATTGAACGGCTACCATCAGTTAGCTTGGGTAACTGTTGCGGGTGGATTTGATGGTGCAGAAGATATTCTGATTCGTAGTGCAAAGGGAGCGATTCAAGATGATGCGACAACAAAAGCAGTTTTAGAACGCTTACAATTGTTGAAAGACAATGGACAAAAAGGGGCAACAGGCGCGCTCTATGCAGATGCGGTGGCAGCCTTTGCAGCAGGTGATGCTCTCATGCTTCCACAAGGTACATGGGCAGCTACAGCTGTAAACCAACAAGAACCAGAATTTGAATATGGTATGTTTACCTTCCCTGGCGATAAAGAAGGTGGCGACTATACCATCGGTGCAGCTGACCTTGCTCTATCTATTTCAGCAGATACAGAGCACCCAGAAGAGTCTAAAAAATTCCTAGAATACCTTTCTCGTCCAGAAGTTATCCAGAAATACTATGATGTAGATGGCTCACCAACTTCAGTTGAAGGTGTAGATACAGAAGGTAAGTTTGAAGAAACTGCTGGAGTGACACAATATGCCTTCACTGACAAACACGTAGTTTGGTTGCAATCTGAATGGGAATCAGAAGATGAGTTCTGGAATATCACTGTTGAAATGGTTAAAAATCCAAACTCAGCAGAATTAGTGAAAAAACTGAATGCATTCTTTGATCCGATGAAAAAATAATTCAAGAAAACTATAAGGAGGGCTAGAACAGCCTAGCTCTTCTTTATAGTTGCTTAGGGTCAGTTTGAATCCCCCCTAACCACTCCATTCAAACTGTCCCTAAGCAACTATACATTATAGAAAAAAGGAGTATCATGATGAATCAAAAAGGTTTTATTGCCAAATATTGGCCCTATCTATTTGTTGCCATACCAATTGGTCTACAGTTAATCTTTTTCTTCTATCCCTTATTAACGGGAATCTATTATAGTCTGACGGATTGGAATGGATTGACATCAGATTTCAGCTTGATTGGCGTTCAAAACTATCTAGATATCTTGAAGAATCCTGATTTTTATACGTCTATGACTTTTACCATTATCTTCACCATTGGTTTGGTCATCGGAGAAATTGTTATAGGGATTTGGTTGGCTAGTCTCCTCAATCGTAAGATTAAGGCGGTTGGTTTCTTTAGAACATGGTATTTCTTCCCAGCAGTGCTATCCACAGTCACTTTAGGCTTGATTTTTGTTCAATTGTTCAACTATGGTTTTACACAGATTGGAGAAATCCTTCATATCGATTGGTTGATGGAAAACTTATTGGTACAAGAAAATACTGTAATTCCAGCCGTACTCTTTGTTGCTCTCTGGCAAGGGTTGGCTATGCCAGTCATCATCTTCTTGTCTGGTTTACAAAGTATTCCAGAAGATGTGAAAGAAGCAGCTGCAATCGATGGTGCAACACGCTCTCAACAATTCTTCAATATTGAACTTCCATTCTTATTACCATCTATCAGTATGGTTTTTATCTTGGCAATGAAGTCAGGTTTGACAGCATTTGACCTTATCTTTGCACTGACAAGTGGTGGCCCAGACGGCAAAACAGAATCCTTGGGTTTACTCGTTTACAACTATGCCTTTGTAGACAACAAATTCTCTTATGCCAATGCTTTGGCTGTAGTACTCTTCATCTTCATTATTGTCATCTCATTGATTCAGATGAGAATTTCGAAGAAATTTGAAATTTAGGAGGACAGACATGAATACTCAAAAACAGAAAAATTGGTGGGTCTATCTCGTGCTCTTCAGCGGTATTCTCTTCATGTTTATTCCGCTACTTGTGACGATTATAAGTTCATTCAAACCAACCAAGGAAATCACGAGCAACTTCTTTGGTCTTCCTGAAAATTTCACCTTAAATAACTACGAACGCCTGTTTAATGATGGGATTGTACAATATTTTGGCAATTCTGCCTTGATTACAATTGTAGCTGTTGGCTTGATTCTACTTGTTATTCCAATGGCAGCTTTCGCAGTAGCCCGTCAAATGAAACGCCAGACAGTGTTTAACTTTATCTACTTTTTCTTGATTATTGGGATTTTTGTACCTTTCCAAGTGATTATGCTCCCAATGACCAAATTAATGTCAAGCCTTGGTTTGAACAATATTGTCGGTTTGATTATTCTATATTTGACCTATGCAGTTCCTCAGGCCCTCTTCCTCTACGTCGGTTATATTAAGACCATTGTTCCTGAAGAAATGGATGAGGCTGCAGCTATTGATGGCTGTGATAAATTTACTATGTACTGGAAAATCATTTTCCCGCTCATGAAACCCATGCACGCAACCGTTTTGATTATCAATGCCCTCTGGGTCTGGAATGATTTTCTCTTACCGCTCTTGGTTTTGAATCGTGATCAAAGCATGTGGACGTTACCTCTTTTCCAATACAATTACCAAGGCATGTATTTCAGTGATTATGGACCATCATTTGCTTCATATGTTGTGGGAATTATCCCAATCCTACTTGTCTACCTCATCTTCCAAAAACATATTATTTCAGGTATGACAAGTGGTTCTGTCAAATAATTACAAAGGTTGACTTGTTCAACCTTTTCTAAAAAATAAAAAAGAAAAGGCTTACAAAGGAGAATGTCGATGAAAATTAAAAACCAAGCTATGTTGATTACCTATTCTGATAGTTTAGGCAAGAATCTCAAGGATTTGAAAAAAGTTCTTGAGGGACCATTAAAGGATGTTGTGGGAGGTATTCACATTCTACCATTCTTCCCATCATCAGGTGACCGTGGGTTTGCACCAATGGATTATACAAAGGTAGACCCTGCATTTGGAGATTGGTCAGATATTGAAGCATTGAGTAAGGACTACTATCTGATGTTCGATTTTATGATCAATCATATTTCAGCCAAGTCACCGTATTTCCTTGATTTTCTTGAAAAGAAAGATGAATCAGCTTATGCGGATTTGTTCATTCGCTATAAAAACTTTTGGCCAAATGGTGAGCCAACGCAAGAAGATGTTGATTTGATCTATAAGCGTAAACCTCGTGCGCCATATCGTATTGCAACATTTGCTGATGGTAGCGAGGAGAAGGTATGGTGTACCTTTGATGAGCAGCAGATTGATTTAGATGTGACAACGGAGACAACCCGTCGTTTCATCCAAGAAAATTTGGAACAGTTGGCAGAGCATGGTGCTTCGATCATTCGTTTGGACGCCTTTGCTTATGCCAATAAAAAAATAGGAACCAATTGTTTCTTTGTGGAGCCTGATATTTGGGAAATGCTACATTTTCCACGTCAGTTATTGGCGCCAAAAGATGTAGAAATCTTACCAGAAATTCATGAACACTATACCATTCAGCAGAAAATTGCCGAGCAAGATTATTATGTTTATGATTTTGCCTTGCCAATGCTGGTTCTCCACGCTTTGTATTCTGGTCATGTCAATCGCCTGGTGCACTGGATGGAGATTTGCCCTCGCAAGCAATTTACAACTCTTGATACACATGATGGAATCGGTGTTGTGGATGTTAAGGATTTGCTGACGGATGAAGAGACAGAGGAGACACGTGAAGCCTTGTATGCACAAGGTGCCAATGTCAAGAAAATTTATAGTACAGAAGCCTACAATAATTTGGATATTTATCAGATTAACTGTACTTATTATTCTGCCCTTGGCAATAACGATCAAGCTTACCTATTAGCGCGTGTTCTTCAATGTTTTGCACCAGGTATCCCACAGATTTACTATGTTGGTTTACTTGCAGGTGAAAATGATATTGAACTTTTGGAATCAAGCAAGGAAGGCCGCAATATCAATCGCCATTACTATGATTTAGAAGAAATTGAGCAGGAAGTACAACGTCCTGTGGTACAATCCTTGTTCAAACTCCTTAAATTCCGCAATACAAGTCCAGCTTTCGACGGAGAGTTCTCTGTTAAGATGTTGGATGAAACAAGTATGGAAATTTTCTGGAATAATCAAGATGCAGGGGTAACTGCCCGCCTAACAGCGAATCTAAAAGAAAAATCCTTTGAGATTGTTGAAATAGAAGAGGGCAAAATTACCACAATTGAGTTATAATATAATTATATAGAAAGAGGGGGATTCCTCTTTTTCTTGCGTAAATAAGATTGCACAGAAAGGATTAATCAAATGCCAGAAATACAAAAAACAGATTGGTGGAAGAAGTCCGTCATTTACCAAATTTATCCTCGTAGTTTTCAAGATTCAAATGGAGATGGAGTAGGGGATATTCGAGGGATTATCAGCCGATTAGATTATCTCCATGAGCTTGGAATTGA is part of the Streptococcus suis genome and harbors:
- the gtfA gene encoding sucrose phosphorylase; translation: MKIKNQAMLITYSDSLGKNLKDLKKVLEGPLKDVVGGIHILPFFPSSGDRGFAPMDYTKVDPAFGDWSDIEALSKDYYLMFDFMINHISAKSPYFLDFLEKKDESAYADLFIRYKNFWPNGEPTQEDVDLIYKRKPRAPYRIATFADGSEEKVWCTFDEQQIDLDVTTETTRRFIQENLEQLAEHGASIIRLDAFAYANKKIGTNCFFVEPDIWEMLHFPRQLLAPKDVEILPEIHEHYTIQQKIAEQDYYVYDFALPMLVLHALYSGHVNRLVHWMEICPRKQFTTLDTHDGIGVVDVKDLLTDEETEETREALYAQGANVKKIYSTEAYNNLDIYQINCTYYSALGNNDQAYLLARVLQCFAPGIPQIYYVGLLAGENDIELLESSKEGRNINRHYYDLEEIEQEVQRPVVQSLFKLLKFRNTSPAFDGEFSVKMLDETSMEIFWNNQDAGVTARLTANLKEKSFEIVEIEEGKITTIEL
- a CDS encoding MalY/PatB family protein; translated protein: MTQYNFIDSPNRLSQHAEKWKKVEADPELLPLWIADMDFEPLPEIRQVIRDYADHHIFGYPYASDSLYQSIIDWEDRQHGYKIERESILLIEGVVPALSVAIQALTEEGDAVLINTPVYPPFARTVKLNNRQLVTNSLVDVDGIFRIDFDQLEKDIVENQVKLYIFCNPHNPGGRVWTREEVLAIGRLCQKHGVILVSDEIHQDLTLYGHKHYSFNTVDENFKDFSIVLSSATKTFNIAGTKNSFAIIENPSIRKTFAKRQLANNQHEVPTIGLLTTEAAFTYGDEWLKELKVILERNIDFVEEYLATHTRIKVMKPQGTYLIWLDFSAYELEHAELFDILHCKAKLILNDGLTFGKEGKHHARLNVAAPFDVIEEACQRLGKVFG
- a CDS encoding alpha-galactosidase, producing the protein MNVIEIYNEKQIFHLKTREFSYIIQVLETGDLVHRYFGKKIEKFSDGNKITYLDRSFSPSPITGDRTYSLDVLPLEYSSNGLGDFRTSALDVRNEFGVTLDLKYKEYRLYKGKKELRGLPASFGNQEEVESLEIDLYDQLTDVTVTLQYSVFEEASYLARSATIQTGKYPCKLEKVLSATLDFPHQDFIVHSLAGRYAYEKEWTQTPLTKGQYSIGSIRGASSHSRTPFLALASPDASEDKGDVYAAHLVYSGNFTAFVETTAMETSRLGLGLESHYFSWQLDKDDRFQTPEVLLSYTDKGFTGMTQNSHHFITKHLIRSSFVNKPRPILINNWEATYFEFTEEKILQLAQVASRAGIELFVLDDGWFGKRNNDESSLGDWKVNLDKLPNGLNGLADRINELGMKFGLWFEPEMISIDSDLYREHPDWAIRTEGRLPIYSREQLVLDLTKQEVCDYIIDSVSSILESANISYVKWDMNRNITNIPEGLANDQRFEFHHRYMLGLYRVLDHLTKRFPDILFESCAGGGGRNDLGIMYYMPQAWASDDTDAIERLSIQEGTSLIYPPSSIGAHVSAVPNHQVGRITPLATRGNVAMMGGAFGYELDLTKLSEKELDEISQQIETYHSIRETIQFGQLYRLKKTSNTWAANYVGQDKNQVVFTFVKILAKPEAPLLYVRLKGLDPAALYECPQLGETFYGDELMNIGLTMPHVQNDYFSVQYIFNKI
- a CDS encoding extracellular solute-binding protein translates to MKMKTFLKCASVCAFASFLVACGNASSSDKVEIEYFSQKPEMQATLQEIIDDFEKENPTIDVKFSNVPDAGTVLKTRMANNEAPDVINIYPQNADFKAYAADGRFLEIGDDAGLSHLKDGAVTPYLVNEKNYTLPLTANAYGIYYNKDKFKELGLEVPTTYAEFVALVDKIKADGSAAPFALSLNDAWSLNGYHQLAWVTVAGGFDGAEDILIRSAKGAIQDDATTKAVLERLQLLKDNGQKGATGALYADAVAAFAAGDALMLPQGTWAATAVNQQEPEFEYGMFTFPGDKEGGDYTIGAADLALSISADTEHPEESKKFLEYLSRPEVIQKYYDVDGSPTSVEGVDTEGKFEETAGVTQYAFTDKHVVWLQSEWESEDEFWNITVEMVKNPNSAELVKKLNAFFDPMKK
- a CDS encoding AraC family transcriptional regulator; translation: MNILNIYNELDSHNFDLNVDHYGAEQCDKGYSFGPTIRDNFVLHFITKGKGKILVDGKTSYLAAGDLFILPKDVSIFYQADDIDPWTYIWVGFSGSRAKDLLNQSQLLENYYLHSNLESPILGYMHQINHVQMHPIPSITELVLIGYLNQLLAALIEEFPSETLIKPETQTKHYVQQAIKMIHNHYAHPIKVSEIADFLALSRSYLYKIFKQETGYSIKDYILQVKMNRSCQLLEDASRSITEIAYSVGYQDPLTFSAAFKNYFHMSPTKFRKIQKNKD
- a CDS encoding carbohydrate ABC transporter permease gives rise to the protein MNTQKQKNWWVYLVLFSGILFMFIPLLVTIISSFKPTKEITSNFFGLPENFTLNNYERLFNDGIVQYFGNSALITIVAVGLILLVIPMAAFAVARQMKRQTVFNFIYFFLIIGIFVPFQVIMLPMTKLMSSLGLNNIVGLIILYLTYAVPQALFLYVGYIKTIVPEEMDEAAAIDGCDKFTMYWKIIFPLMKPMHATVLIINALWVWNDFLLPLLVLNRDQSMWTLPLFQYNYQGMYFSDYGPSFASYVVGIIPILLVYLIFQKHIISGMTSGSVK
- a CDS encoding carbohydrate ABC transporter permease — encoded protein: MNQKGFIAKYWPYLFVAIPIGLQLIFFFYPLLTGIYYSLTDWNGLTSDFSLIGVQNYLDILKNPDFYTSMTFTIIFTIGLVIGEIVIGIWLASLLNRKIKAVGFFRTWYFFPAVLSTVTLGLIFVQLFNYGFTQIGEILHIDWLMENLLVQENTVIPAVLFVALWQGLAMPVIIFLSGLQSIPEDVKEAAAIDGATRSQQFFNIELPFLLPSISMVFILAMKSGLTAFDLIFALTSGGPDGKTESLGLLVYNYAFVDNKFSYANALAVVLFIFIIVISLIQMRISKKFEI